One genomic window of Brevundimonas vesicularis includes the following:
- a CDS encoding methyl-accepting chemotaxis protein — protein sequence MLAAVDRSQAVIQFDLDGTVREANANFLSVIGYELGEIVGRHHRMFVDPAEAQTPAYAEFWRRLNAGEFVADKFVRYGKGGKRVVIEASYNPILDKDGRPYKVVKFAMDVTAVEQERERRAEIEREAAQVQAAVVAGTAKGLSAMAAGDLSYRIQDEFPGDYAVLRDNFNQAMGALDEAVGVIGTNAGSMQSGAQEISSAAEDLSRRTEQQAASLEETAAALDQITATVRKTAENAQAADGVVTQGRSQAETGGVVVQKAVAAMGEIERSSDQISQIIGVIDEIAFQTNLLALNAGVEAARAGEAGRGFAVVASEVRALAQRSADSAKEIKTLISASSSQVKDGVVLVRQSGEALAGIAGRIEEITTLMSEIRASTQEQAVGLAEVNTAVNQMDQVTQQNAAMVEQSTAASLSLSREAAELAELVGRFETSQVAAKAPTPIRQPAVQQMKARVESFARAHAAPARARMAAGGGQAAIAAVQSDWEEF from the coding sequence ATGTTGGCCGCGGTTGATCGGTCTCAGGCGGTGATCCAGTTCGACCTGGATGGGACGGTGCGCGAGGCGAACGCGAATTTCCTGTCGGTCATTGGCTATGAGCTCGGCGAGATCGTGGGGCGCCATCACCGGATGTTCGTCGATCCGGCTGAGGCGCAGACGCCCGCCTATGCCGAGTTCTGGCGCCGATTGAACGCTGGCGAGTTCGTCGCCGACAAGTTCGTGCGCTACGGCAAGGGCGGCAAGCGCGTCGTGATCGAGGCGAGCTACAATCCGATCCTCGACAAGGACGGCCGCCCCTACAAGGTGGTCAAGTTCGCCATGGACGTGACTGCGGTCGAGCAGGAGCGCGAGCGCCGCGCCGAGATCGAGCGCGAGGCCGCCCAGGTCCAGGCCGCCGTCGTCGCGGGCACGGCCAAGGGCCTGTCGGCGATGGCGGCGGGCGATCTGTCCTATCGCATCCAGGATGAGTTCCCCGGCGACTACGCCGTCCTGCGCGACAACTTCAACCAGGCCATGGGCGCTCTGGACGAGGCGGTCGGGGTGATCGGCACGAACGCCGGGTCGATGCAGTCGGGCGCGCAGGAGATCAGCAGCGCCGCCGAAGATCTGTCGCGCCGCACCGAACAGCAGGCCGCCAGCCTGGAGGAAACCGCCGCCGCGCTGGACCAGATCACCGCGACCGTGCGCAAGACCGCCGAGAACGCCCAGGCGGCGGACGGGGTGGTCACCCAGGGACGCAGCCAGGCCGAGACCGGCGGCGTGGTCGTGCAGAAGGCCGTCGCCGCCATGGGCGAGATCGAACGCTCGTCCGATCAGATCAGCCAGATCATCGGCGTCATCGACGAGATCGCCTTCCAGACCAACCTCCTGGCCCTGAACGCCGGGGTCGAGGCCGCCCGTGCGGGCGAGGCCGGTCGCGGCTTCGCCGTCGTCGCCTCGGAAGTGCGCGCCCTGGCCCAGCGATCGGCGGACTCGGCCAAGGAGATCAAGACGCTGATCTCGGCCAGCTCCAGCCAGGTCAAGGACGGGGTGGTTCTGGTGCGTCAGTCGGGCGAGGCCTTGGCGGGCATTGCGGGGCGGATCGAGGAGATCACCACCCTGATGAGCGAGATCCGCGCCTCGACCCAGGAGCAGGCGGTCGGTCTGGCCGAGGTCAACACGGCGGTGAACCAGATGGATCAGGTCACCCAGCAGAACGCGGCCATGGTCGAACAGTCGACCGCCGCCAGCCTGAGCCTGAGCCGCGAGGCGGCCGAACTGGCCGAACTGGTCGGTCGTTTCGAGACCAGCCAGGTCGCCGCCAAGGCCCCCACGCCGATCCGTCAGCCCGCCGTCCAGCAGATGAAGGCGCGTGTCGAAAGCTTCGCCCGCGCCCACGCCGCCCCCGCCCGCGCCCGCATGGCCGCAGGCGGCGGACAGGCCGCCATCGCCGCCGTCCAATCCGACTGGGAGGAGTTCTGA
- a CDS encoding chemotaxis protein CheW has translation MTNQALGKRELVGFRVGDQAFCIDITSVLEIRGWTATTPLPGAPAYMKGVVNLRGTVLPIIDLAVRLGLPTTEPSARHAIVVVRCGERTVGLLVEGVSDIMQLDDAARQDPPNMGEAQGAGVVSGVFAVDSALISLLDLDNLLPPVREAA, from the coding sequence ATGACGAACCAAGCCCTCGGCAAAAGAGAGCTGGTCGGTTTCCGCGTAGGGGACCAGGCCTTCTGCATCGACATCACCTCGGTGCTTGAGATCCGGGGCTGGACGGCGACCACGCCCCTTCCCGGCGCGCCGGCCTATATGAAGGGCGTCGTCAATCTGCGCGGGACGGTGCTGCCGATCATCGATCTGGCGGTCAGGCTGGGCCTGCCGACGACCGAGCCGTCCGCCCGCCACGCCATCGTCGTCGTGCGCTGCGGCGAACGCACTGTCGGCCTGCTGGTCGAAGGCGTGTCGGACATCATGCAGTTGGACGATGCGGCGCGTCAGGACCCGCCGAACATGGGCGAAGCTCAAGGCGCTGGCGTCGTCTCCGGCGTCTTCGCCGTGGACAGCGCCTTGATCAGCCTGCTCGACCTGGACAATCTGCTGCCGCCCGTGCGCGAGGCGGCTTAA
- a CDS encoding ATP-grasp domain-containing protein, which yields MTQIAVLTPDRADKSYIGRWPEVLERLKATLESTGVTVTATPWTDHVEDASGLAAYDLILPVIAWGYHRDHGRWLKACATWSEAGLAVANPAEVLRWNSDKTYLARLADRGVPIPPTRWTDGVTQEQVHAAFAETGAPVLIVKPTVSAGAFRTLRLMPGEVLSDAPEGAAMIQPYLKSIETQGETSLLFFGGRFSHAVNKRPAAGDFRIQVQFGGLYTAVTPDAAAMALAEQVLAAIDEPLLYARIDMARDDAGRWVLMEAELIEPDFYLDHDPANGAGFAEAVKARLEP from the coding sequence ATGACCCAGATCGCCGTCCTGACCCCCGATCGCGCCGACAAATCCTACATCGGCCGCTGGCCCGAGGTGCTGGAGCGGTTGAAGGCGACGCTGGAGAGCACGGGCGTGACGGTCACGGCCACGCCCTGGACCGATCACGTCGAGGACGCGTCGGGGTTGGCGGCCTATGACCTGATCCTGCCGGTCATCGCCTGGGGCTATCATCGCGATCATGGGCGATGGCTGAAGGCGTGCGCGACGTGGAGCGAAGCCGGCCTGGCGGTCGCCAATCCGGCCGAGGTGCTGCGCTGGAACTCCGACAAGACCTATCTGGCGCGACTGGCGGACAGGGGCGTGCCGATCCCGCCGACGCGATGGACCGACGGCGTGACCCAGGAACAGGTGCACGCCGCCTTCGCAGAGACCGGCGCGCCAGTGCTGATCGTGAAGCCGACCGTCTCGGCCGGGGCGTTTCGCACCCTGCGCCTGATGCCAGGCGAGGTGTTGAGCGATGCGCCCGAGGGCGCGGCGATGATCCAACCCTATCTGAAGTCTATCGAAACCCAGGGCGAGACCTCGCTGCTGTTCTTCGGCGGCCGGTTCAGCCATGCGGTCAACAAACGGCCGGCAGCCGGCGACTTCCGCATCCAGGTGCAGTTCGGCGGCCTGTATACGGCCGTGACGCCGGATGCGGCGGCGATGGCCTTGGCCGAGCAGGTGCTGGCCGCCATCGACGAACCGCTGCTTTATGCCCGCATCGACATGGCCCGCGACGACGCCGGCCGATGGGTGCTGATGGAGGCCGAACTGATCGAACCGGACTTCTACCTGGACCACGACCCCGCGAATGGCGCCGGCTTCGCCGAGGCCGTCAAAGCGCGGCTTGAGCCTTAA
- a CDS encoding adenosine kinase translates to MTQNTAQYDVCAVGNAIVDVLSPCDAAFLTAQDLVPNSMQLVDAERSAALYDAMAPGVEASGGSAGNTVAGVGSFGGRAAYIGKVADDTLGQVFTHDIRAAGVHFDTPVLTGGADQGFGTGRCLINVLSDGARTMATFLGAANQLYADDIDEALIGASEIVYLEGYLFDPAPARAAFERAAAAAHKAGRKVAITLSDTFVVARWRAELLDFITQSADIVLANEAELGALFETDDFDAAAAQLAAIVEIAAVTRGEHGSVVIKGDERVVVAAYPVAKVIDTTGAGDQYAAGFLLGLARGLTLDEAGKLGSLAASEVIAHWGPRPMVKLVDLAKENGLKL, encoded by the coding sequence ATGACCCAGAACACCGCCCAATATGATGTCTGCGCCGTCGGCAACGCCATCGTCGATGTCCTCAGCCCCTGCGACGCCGCCTTCCTGACGGCCCAGGACCTGGTGCCCAACTCCATGCAGTTGGTCGACGCCGAACGCAGCGCCGCCCTGTATGACGCCATGGCGCCGGGCGTGGAGGCTTCGGGCGGGTCGGCTGGCAACACCGTGGCGGGCGTCGGCTCGTTCGGCGGGCGCGCGGCCTATATCGGCAAGGTCGCCGACGATACGCTGGGCCAGGTCTTCACCCACGACATCCGCGCCGCCGGCGTTCACTTCGACACGCCTGTCCTGACGGGCGGGGCGGATCAGGGCTTCGGCACCGGCCGCTGCCTGATCAATGTGCTGTCGGACGGCGCGCGCACCATGGCGACCTTCCTGGGCGCCGCAAACCAGCTGTATGCCGACGACATCGACGAGGCCCTGATCGGCGCCAGCGAGATCGTCTATCTGGAAGGCTATCTGTTCGATCCGGCGCCCGCCCGCGCCGCCTTCGAACGCGCCGCCGCCGCCGCGCACAAGGCGGGCCGCAAGGTCGCCATCACCCTGTCGGACACCTTCGTCGTCGCCCGCTGGCGCGCCGAACTGCTGGACTTCATCACCCAGTCCGCCGACATCGTCCTGGCCAACGAGGCCGAGCTGGGCGCCCTGTTCGAAACGGATGATTTCGATGCCGCCGCCGCGCAACTGGCCGCCATCGTGGAGATCGCCGCCGTCACGCGCGGCGAGCACGGCTCGGTCGTGATCAAGGGCGACGAGCGCGTCGTGGTCGCCGCCTATCCCGTCGCCAAGGTGATCGACACCACCGGCGCCGGCGACCAGTACGCCGCCGGCTTCCTGCTGGGCCTTGCGCGCGGCCTGACGTTGGATGAGGCCGGCAAGCTGGGCTCGCTGGCGGCGTCCGAAGTCATCGCCCACTGGGGCCCGCGCCCGATGGTGAAGCTGGTCGACCTGGCCAAGGAGAACGGGCTGAAGCTGTAA
- a CDS encoding aromatic ring-hydroxylating oxygenase subunit alpha encodes MTAAPVPPPQAEPAPSKAGAQPFGKGFVTDAWYFVALGRDVAPASLKRYEIMGEPVMIGRTRAGQVYAMRDICPHRAAPLSAGKLVEKPGEGETVECPYHGWRFRPDGVCAAIPSLVEDQAFEANRIRVRSYPVRESQGIVFVWMASDARNPMEPDHEPPLFPGVVGGEAKLVEAMDFDSHIDHAVVGLMDPAHGPYVHQQWWWRSEHSMHEKSKAFAPTAFGWAMVRHAPSSNSRLYKILGGAPATEITFRLPGFRWEHIQVGEKQVLALTCLTPITDTKTRITQIFWSDHWVFGLAKPFLRMGVVAFLKQDGGMVNLQNEGLRYDPALIWIDDADKQAKWYQQLKREWAKSRAEDRAFVNPIQPTTLRWKS; translated from the coding sequence ATGACCGCCGCTCCTGTGCCACCGCCCCAAGCTGAACCCGCCCCGTCCAAGGCGGGCGCGCAGCCCTTCGGCAAGGGGTTCGTCACCGACGCCTGGTATTTCGTCGCCCTGGGCCGTGACGTCGCGCCTGCCAGCCTGAAACGCTACGAGATCATGGGCGAGCCGGTGATGATCGGCCGCACCCGCGCGGGCCAGGTCTATGCGATGCGCGACATCTGTCCCCACCGCGCTGCACCCCTGTCGGCCGGCAAGCTGGTCGAGAAGCCCGGCGAGGGCGAGACGGTCGAATGCCCCTATCACGGCTGGCGTTTCCGGCCCGACGGCGTCTGCGCCGCCATTCCTTCGCTGGTCGAGGATCAGGCGTTCGAGGCGAACCGCATTCGCGTGCGGTCCTATCCGGTGCGCGAGAGCCAAGGGATCGTTTTCGTCTGGATGGCGTCGGACGCCCGCAATCCGATGGAGCCGGACCATGAGCCGCCGCTCTTCCCCGGCGTGGTCGGCGGCGAGGCCAAGCTGGTCGAGGCGATGGATTTCGACAGCCACATCGACCACGCCGTCGTCGGCCTGATGGACCCCGCCCACGGCCCCTACGTCCACCAGCAATGGTGGTGGCGGTCCGAGCATTCGATGCACGAGAAATCCAAGGCCTTCGCCCCGACCGCGTTCGGCTGGGCCATGGTGCGCCACGCCCCGTCGTCGAACAGCCGCCTTTATAAGATCCTGGGCGGCGCGCCCGCGACCGAGATCACCTTCCGCCTGCCCGGCTTCCGCTGGGAACATATCCAAGTGGGCGAAAAACAGGTCCTGGCCCTGACCTGCCTGACGCCGATCACCGATACCAAGACGCGGATCACCCAGATCTTCTGGTCCGACCACTGGGTGTTCGGCCTGGCCAAGCCCTTCCTGCGTATGGGGGTCGTCGCCTTCCTGAAACAGGACGGCGGGATGGTGAACCTTCAGAACGAAGGCCTGCGCTACGACCCCGCCCTGATCTGGATCGACGACGCCGACAAACAGGCCAAATGGTATCAGCAGTTGAAGCGCGAATGGGCCAAGAGCCGCGCTGAGGACCGCGCGTTCGTGAACCCGATCCAGCCGACGACGCTGAGGTGGAAGAGCTGA
- a CDS encoding ParD-like family protein, which produces MGIVNIEDELHEQLRRAAKASYRSINAQAAFWIRIGMLCETHPGVTFQELVARELRAAGVDASVPTDAAA; this is translated from the coding sequence GTGGGCATCGTCAATATCGAGGACGAACTGCACGAGCAGCTGCGTCGCGCCGCGAAGGCGTCCTATCGGTCGATCAACGCCCAGGCGGCGTTCTGGATCAGGATTGGCATGTTGTGTGAGACGCACCCCGGCGTGACGTTCCAGGAACTGGTGGCGCGCGAGTTGCGGGCGGCGGGCGTTGATGCGTCGGTCCCCACGGACGCCGCCGCATGA
- the map gene encoding type I methionyl aminopeptidase — protein sequence MIKTPAEIALMAEAGRLLASVFTHLDAMTLEGLSTLEIDRRVEAFIVDELKARPASKGQYGYGFVLNSGDIVNLDITLEKDGFIADSSKTYLIGSVGPQARRLVRTTYEALWKGIQAVRPGAKLGDIGFAIERHAKQAGYSVVRDYCGHGIGREMHEEPQVLHFGKAGTGVTLREGMTFTIEPMLNQGVRTVLTEDDGWTVVTSDGKLSAQFEHTVAVTKDGVRVLTLRPDEKRGA from the coding sequence ATGATCAAGACGCCGGCAGAGATCGCGCTGATGGCCGAGGCGGGGCGACTGCTGGCCTCGGTCTTCACCCACCTGGACGCGATGACGCTGGAGGGGTTGAGCACGCTGGAAATCGACCGACGGGTCGAGGCCTTCATCGTCGACGAACTGAAGGCGCGGCCGGCAAGCAAGGGTCAGTACGGCTATGGCTTCGTGCTGAACAGCGGCGACATCGTCAATCTGGACATCACACTGGAGAAGGACGGCTTCATCGCCGATTCCTCCAAGACCTATCTCATCGGATCGGTGGGACCGCAGGCCCGGCGGCTGGTGCGCACCACATATGAGGCCCTGTGGAAGGGCATTCAGGCGGTGCGTCCGGGCGCGAAGCTCGGCGACATCGGTTTCGCCATCGAAAGACACGCCAAGCAGGCCGGCTATTCAGTAGTGCGCGACTACTGCGGGCATGGCATCGGGCGCGAGATGCATGAAGAGCCGCAGGTGCTGCATTTCGGCAAGGCCGGGACCGGCGTAACCCTGCGCGAAGGCATGACCTTCACCATCGAACCGATGCTGAACCAGGGCGTGCGCACGGTCCTGACCGAGGACGACGGCTGGACCGTGGTCACCTCCGACGGAAAACTGTCGGCCCAATTCGAACATACGGTGGCGGTGACGAAGGACGGTGTACGGGTCCTGACCCTGAGGCCGGACGAGAAGCGGGGCGCATAG
- a CDS encoding NAD(+) synthase, whose amino-acid sequence MADALFHSPKTHGFVRVAAATPVSHPGDPRANGQEHVALIRQAGEQGVDLMVFPELSLSAYAIDDLHMQAALLDEVERQIAVAAEATAEAGVVAVVGAPIRNGDALYNCAVVIGSGEVLGVVPKTYLPNYREYYEKRWFAPATARAEDVIALNGETADFAPGLLFEAVNRPGFVFSVEICEDYWAPLPPSTRAALAGARILLNLSASNIVIGKADERAMLSASHSARTLSAYVFAASGWGESTTDLAWDGQATIHELGSKLAEGERFALESHLTIADVDVDRIGLDRLRNGTFAECARNEGEPATVVPFMAREDPEASELIRPLDRFPFVPDDAGRLDQDCYEAFNIQVQGLMRRMTATGARSLVIGVSGGLDSTQALLVACRAFDRLDLPRTNILAFTMPGFATSDGTKSNAWALMKALGVTGAEIDIRPAAEQMFRDIGHPYAEGQPVHDITFENVQAGLRTDYLFRLANQHKAFVLGTGDLSELALGWATYGVGDHMSHYNVNGGVAKTLIRHLIRWVAAGDLIGAGARDTLHAILDTEISPELVPAKDGVIQSTEGTVGPYALNDFFLFYISRFGMAPSKVAFLAHQAWSDAGAGHWPANTPDDEKVEYDLATIKGWLRKFLIRFFQTAQFKRSALPNGPKVVTGGSLSPRGDWRAPSDGNARVWLDELDANVPD is encoded by the coding sequence ATGGCTGATGCTCTGTTCCATTCTCCCAAGACCCACGGCTTTGTGCGCGTGGCGGCGGCGACGCCGGTCAGCCATCCGGGCGACCCCAGGGCGAACGGGCAAGAGCACGTCGCGCTGATCCGTCAGGCGGGCGAGCAGGGCGTGGACCTGATGGTCTTTCCCGAGCTGTCGCTGTCGGCCTACGCCATCGACGATCTGCATATGCAGGCGGCGCTGCTGGACGAGGTCGAGCGGCAGATCGCTGTGGCAGCCGAGGCGACGGCCGAGGCGGGCGTCGTGGCGGTGGTCGGGGCGCCGATCCGCAACGGCGACGCCCTGTATAATTGCGCGGTGGTGATCGGGTCCGGCGAGGTGCTGGGGGTCGTGCCCAAGACCTATCTGCCCAACTACCGCGAATACTATGAGAAACGCTGGTTCGCGCCGGCGACGGCGCGGGCCGAGGACGTGATCGCGCTGAACGGCGAGACGGCGGACTTCGCGCCGGGTCTGTTGTTCGAGGCCGTCAATCGGCCGGGCTTCGTCTTCTCGGTCGAGATCTGTGAGGACTATTGGGCGCCGCTGCCGCCCTCGACGAGGGCCGCATTGGCGGGCGCGCGGATCCTGCTGAACCTGTCGGCGTCCAACATCGTCATCGGCAAGGCGGACGAGCGGGCGATGCTGAGCGCCAGCCATTCGGCGCGAACGCTGTCGGCCTATGTCTTCGCCGCCTCTGGCTGGGGCGAGAGCACCACCGACCTGGCCTGGGACGGTCAGGCGACGATCCATGAACTGGGGTCCAAACTGGCCGAAGGCGAGCGGTTCGCCCTGGAGAGCCATCTGACGATCGCCGATGTGGACGTGGACCGGATCGGACTGGACCGGTTGCGCAACGGCACCTTCGCCGAGTGTGCGAGAAACGAAGGCGAGCCGGCGACGGTCGTGCCGTTCATGGCGCGCGAGGATCCTGAGGCCAGCGAGCTGATCCGGCCGCTGGACCGGTTCCCCTTCGTGCCGGACGACGCCGGGCGGCTGGATCAAGACTGCTACGAGGCGTTCAACATCCAGGTTCAGGGGCTGATGCGCCGGATGACGGCGACCGGCGCCAGGTCGCTGGTGATCGGGGTGTCCGGGGGGCTGGATTCGACCCAGGCCCTGCTAGTGGCCTGTCGCGCCTTCGACCGGCTGGATCTGCCGAGGACGAACATCCTGGCCTTCACCATGCCGGGGTTCGCGACCTCGGACGGGACCAAGTCCAATGCCTGGGCCCTGATGAAGGCGCTGGGCGTCACGGGCGCCGAGATCGACATCCGCCCCGCCGCCGAACAGATGTTCCGGGACATCGGCCACCCCTATGCCGAGGGGCAGCCGGTTCACGACATCACCTTTGAGAACGTGCAGGCGGGCCTGAGGACCGACTATCTGTTCCGGCTGGCGAACCAGCACAAAGCTTTCGTCCTGGGGACCGGCGACCTGTCGGAACTGGCGCTGGGTTGGGCCACCTATGGCGTCGGCGACCATATGAGCCACTACAACGTCAACGGCGGGGTGGCGAAGACGTTGATCCGGCACCTGATCCGCTGGGTGGCGGCTGGCGACCTGATCGGCGCGGGCGCGCGCGACACGCTGCACGCCATTCTGGACACCGAGATTTCGCCCGAGCTGGTGCCGGCCAAGGATGGGGTGATCCAGTCGACGGAAGGGACCGTCGGACCCTATGCGCTGAACGACTTCTTCCTGTTCTACATCAGCCGGTTCGGGATGGCGCCGTCCAAGGTCGCCTTCCTGGCGCATCAGGCCTGGAGCGATGCGGGCGCAGGGCATTGGCCGGCGAATACGCCGGACGACGAGAAGGTCGAATACGATCTGGCGACGATCAAGGGCTGGCTGCGGAAGTTCCTGATCCGCTTCTTCCAGACGGCCCAGTTCAAGCGTTCGGCCCTGCCGAACGGGCCCAAGGTCGTCACCGGCGGATCGCTGTCGCCGCGCGGCGACTGGCGCGCGCCGTCGGACGGCAATGCGCGGGTCTGGCTGGATGAACTCGACGCGAACGTGCCGGACTGA
- a CDS encoding alkylphosphonate utilization protein, giving the protein MTDDVTKDSNGNILADGDSVTLIKDLKVKGSGGVTLKRGTLVKNIRLTGDADEIEANVEKVRGLVLRTEFVKKA; this is encoded by the coding sequence ATGACCGATGACGTGACCAAAGATTCCAACGGCAATATCCTGGCCGACGGCGACAGCGTGACCCTGATCAAGGACCTGAAGGTCAAGGGATCGGGCGGGGTGACGCTGAAGCGCGGGACGCTGGTCAAGAACATCCGCCTGACTGGCGATGCGGACGAGATCGAGGCCAATGTGGAGAAGGTGCGCGGCCTGGTCCTGCGCACCGAGTTCGTGAAGAAGGCCTGA
- a CDS encoding CobW family GTP-binding protein — translation MTDTLAAPTSTAATNGKIPVTVLTGYLGAGKTTLLNRILTEDHGKRYAVIVNEFGEIGIDNDLVVGADEDVFEMNNGCVCCTVRGDLIRVVAGLMKRQRPGKPAFDAIIVETTGLADPGPVAQTFFVDEDVKAKTQLDSVTTLVDAKHVMARLDDSKEAREQVAFADRIILNKVDLATADELDAVEARLRALNPLAPVVRAERSNVPLDQVLGLGAFDLERILEVKPDFVNPPHGADGHVHDEHCGHDHDHDHGHDHHHHDHDHGAHSHGVRGHAHQDDIKGISLSLDRPLDGAKFTAWLDRLLGEQGQNILRAKGIIDVKGENRRLVFQAVHMILEGDLQREWGAAERRWSRAVFIGRDLNDTELRQGFEACAA, via the coding sequence ATGACCGACACCCTCGCCGCCCCGACCTCGACTGCCGCAACGAACGGCAAGATCCCCGTCACCGTCCTGACCGGCTATCTCGGCGCGGGCAAGACGACGCTGCTGAACCGCATCCTGACCGAGGATCACGGCAAGCGCTACGCCGTCATCGTCAATGAGTTCGGCGAGATCGGCATCGACAACGACCTGGTGGTCGGCGCCGACGAGGACGTGTTCGAGATGAACAACGGCTGCGTCTGCTGCACGGTACGGGGCGACCTGATCCGTGTGGTCGCCGGCCTGATGAAGCGCCAACGTCCGGGAAAGCCGGCTTTCGACGCCATTATCGTGGAGACAACGGGCCTGGCCGATCCCGGTCCCGTGGCCCAGACCTTCTTCGTGGACGAGGACGTCAAGGCCAAGACGCAGCTGGACAGCGTCACGACCCTGGTCGACGCCAAACACGTGATGGCGCGTCTGGACGACTCCAAAGAGGCGCGCGAGCAGGTGGCTTTCGCCGACCGGATCATCCTGAACAAGGTCGATCTGGCGACGGCTGACGAACTGGACGCGGTCGAGGCGCGTCTGCGGGCGCTGAACCCGCTGGCGCCCGTCGTGCGGGCCGAGCGGTCGAACGTGCCGCTAGATCAGGTGCTGGGCCTGGGCGCCTTCGATCTGGAGCGCATTCTCGAGGTCAAGCCGGACTTCGTGAACCCGCCGCACGGCGCGGACGGCCATGTGCACGACGAGCACTGCGGTCATGACCACGACCATGATCACGGGCACGACCATCATCACCACGATCACGATCACGGCGCCCATTCCCACGGAGTCAGGGGTCACGCCCACCAGGACGACATCAAGGGCATCTCCCTGTCTCTGGATCGGCCGCTGGACGGGGCCAAATTCACTGCCTGGCTGGACCGGTTGCTGGGCGAGCAGGGTCAGAACATCCTGCGCGCCAAGGGCATCATCGACGTGAAGGGCGAGAACCGCCGCCTCGTCTTCCAGGCCGTGCACATGATCCTGGAAGGCGATCTGCAACGCGAATGGGGCGCCGCCGAACGCCGCTGGAGCCGGGCGGTCTTCATCGGCCGCGATCTGAACGATACCGAACTGCGCCAAGGGTTTGAGGCCTGTGCGGCCTAA
- a CDS encoding VOC family protein: MQPYLTLGVKDADAANAFYDAVMSTVGWSSHVSFPGWRAYSAGGAGEGFTVWICQPFDGQPATAGNGTMLGLPASSREAVEAFHAAAMAHGGTDEGEPGHRPHYGPDWFAAYVRDPSGNKIGAIFNG; encoded by the coding sequence ATGCAGCCCTATCTTACCCTTGGCGTGAAAGACGCCGACGCTGCCAATGCCTTCTACGACGCCGTTATGTCCACGGTCGGCTGGAGCAGCCATGTGAGTTTTCCGGGCTGGCGCGCCTATTCGGCCGGAGGAGCCGGCGAAGGATTCACCGTCTGGATCTGCCAGCCCTTCGACGGTCAGCCGGCGACGGCCGGCAACGGAACCATGCTGGGGCTGCCGGCGTCGTCGCGCGAGGCGGTCGAGGCCTTCCATGCCGCCGCCATGGCTCACGGCGGGACTGACGAGGGCGAGCCGGGCCATCGGCCGCATTATGGACCGGACTGGTTCGCCGCCTATGTCCGCGACCCGTCCGGCAACAAGATCGGCGCCATCTTCAACGGCTGA